DNA sequence from the Antarctobacter heliothermus genome:
CAGCTCGATCATGTCGCCCTCGTGGCAGATGATCAGCGGACCGGGAACGGAACCGTTGTAGGTCAATGCCCAAACCGACGCGCCGGTGTCCTCATCCACCACCATCAGACGTTCGGTGGTGTCCATGGTGATCTCGATGATCTTCGGACCACCGGTGGCCACTTGCTCATGGACAGGGGCATAGGGCGGCGCGACCAGTTCCTGACGCACGCGGGTATAGCCGGACAGATCAGCGGGCTTGGCGGTGCTTTCGGCCTTGGCCTCACCGGCGGCCTTGTACAACTTGGCAGAGGCGGCGTTTGCCTTGTGAGGCATGGGGGCGCGCTGTGTTGCCATGGCGCCTGCGCCGGTCATGGCCGCCGCACCGGCAAGAACGGACCCGCGCAGAACGTTGCGACGGCTGGTCTTCATAAGGCCCGGGTTGATGAATTTGGTCATTGTCTTCTCCTGGGGAAAGAGGCGGCGGGCATCATGTCCGCGCGCCTTGTGCCTGGGTCAAAGGTTGTCGAGCTGTGCCTCAAAGCGTTCTTTTGCTTTCTTCGGCACGCGCCCTTGGAAAAAGTCCTCGGGGGCATCCACGTCACCCACGGCGATAGTCATCACCATGCCCATGGCGTAATGCGGCTTGCACATCACGGCGTAGACGCCTGTCGCATCCAGCGTAATCTCGAATTCCTCGTTGATCTTGCCACCGAACTTTTCGGCGCCTTCGGGGATCATGTCCTTGACGGTTTCGGCGTTGTGGCCCTTGTCCGTGGCAAGGAATTTGATCGTGTCGCCGGGGGCGGCCTGCACAAAGGCGGGTTCGAACACCATGCGGGCGCCATCGGTGCCTTTGTTCAGCATCTGGACCTCATGTACTTCGGCCAGGGCCGCGCTGCCCATCAGGGTGGCAATGGCAAGAGCGGCTGTAACAGTGCGGATCATCATTTCGTCCTCTTTGGTGTGATCTGTTGAGGATGAATCTATCCCTTTCCGAAAAACGCTTATTGCGCTGGCGCAACGTTTGGGACGTTTGCCGCCGCATCGGCCAGTCTTGTCGAACTGGCGCAATCAAACGCATTGTGGCAAAGAAAACCCATGAACCACGACGCCCCCCGCAAGACGTTGCCCCGGCTGGACGAAAGC
Encoded proteins:
- a CDS encoding pseudoazurin; amino-acid sequence: MMIRTVTAALAIATLMGSAALAEVHEVQMLNKGTDGARMVFEPAFVQAAPGDTIKFLATDKGHNAETVKDMIPEGAEKFGGKINEEFEITLDATGVYAVMCKPHYAMGMVMTIAVGDVDAPEDFFQGRVPKKAKERFEAQLDNL